AGCTCGGGGCTGGCCAGCAGGCCTGAGCACCAGGCTCTGGCTGCAAGGGCTCTACCATTCGGGAGCCCTCGCCTAACGGCTGGCTTTTCCCATCACTGTCACATTGCTCTCGGGGTCCCAAGACTGTCCTCTCAGGCCTTTCTCGGGGAGGAGCCAGCTGGCCTGGGGGAGCACAGCTGGACTGAGAAACTGAGTGACTGTTCAAGCTCTGTAAACTGATAGAGATGCAGACATCTCCCACCTGTAGCCGAtggcagggcagagagaagagctgTGCAGTCCGCCCGGGGCTGCAGGAGGACCAACCCTGGCCATATACAAAGAAGGGGTGCTCGGGGGGCACCTCGATGCTCACTTTGCTCTGCTGCTCACCCACCACGAAATGCAGCATGACAAATCCAGGCCACTGGCTCTCCTGAATGTCCACGACTGTGCTAGAGTCAATCTTCAGCCCCCCGCTCACTTCGGCACTGCGCACAAAATCCTGGGTCTGGAGGTCCTCCACCCGCTTCAGCTCCCCTGTAGCCAGCTGGATGATGGCGCCTTTCATGAAATGGGAGGGCAAGTGGGAAGAGGTAAAGGGGGGTGGCGTTGACTCCTTGTCTGGGAAGGCGGCTCTGGCCTGCATGTCCAAACTTGACGCCACCAGGATCTCCGAGCCCATGGGTAGCAGGCCTGGGTCAGTTCCAGTGGGCACCAGGTTGCCATTGGCTACAACCATTGCTTTGGGTAAAGGTCTATGTTTCAGGGGCTCCTGATGGGATTGAGGGTAGAACCCTCGAGCCTGATTTTTCTCGGCCATCTCTGCTGCGTTCCTGGCTGACCCTCGCCCCTCACCCTGATGGTCAGGGTTATGATGGGACAGGTTGAGGGGGCTGGGCTCACCCTTCCTCTGAGCTGCCACCACACGGTAGTCCTGAGAAGCTAAAGCACCAACCACCCGCTGGACCTCGAGGTCGGTGTCTGGGGTCCCTCGGTGTGCTGGCACTGCCACCTCTACCCGCGCAGTCTGAGAACCTGAAAACAACTGTCCATCCACCACACATTCTACCACTGGCACCAGTCCCTGGCCCTCACCCTTGCTGTTGGGGGAGTCGAGGGCTTCGCTTTCCCGTCTCACTAAATTTCGCTCTCGTTGTCTCTGTCCATTGGCAGCGGCTGCTTCCAGAGCAGACTGGCCCTCCTGAGGGGTAAGAACTGGGCTGGCACCTGCTGGAGGGGTTTCATGCATGGTGTACCCAGCAGGTAGCCTGGACATCTGATAATAAATGGGCATCCGGCCTGGAGCGAGGTCCAGTGGCTGAGTACTCGAGTGATGTGGCAACTGCCCAGGTggggaggtggcagagggggcTTTGTTGAATGAACGGGCCGGGGATGAAGCCTGGGGGGGAGGAGTGGCTCCTTCGGCCAGGAGTGAGGCATACGGCACAAAGTGTGGAAGGTGAGAGGTGGTGAGGTTggcagaaggagaaaggaggggacTCGGTAGGAAATTAGGTGGCACAGCATAGGGAAGGCTATAAGGAGACCCGATAAACTGCAGAGAGGTGGATGGGAGCTGGGCATAGTGGATTGGGGGATAGTGGATTCCTGGATGTTGAATCAGTGAAGACGCTACATTAAATGTGGGGGGCAAG
Above is a genomic segment from Kogia breviceps isolate mKogBre1 chromosome 18, mKogBre1 haplotype 1, whole genome shotgun sequence containing:
- the ATXN1L gene encoding ataxin-1-like, which produces MKPVHERSQECLPPKKRDLPVTSEDMGRTTSCSTNHTPSSDASEWSRGVVVAGQSQAGARVSLGGDGAEAITGLTVDQYGMLYKVAVPPATFSPTGLPSVVNMSPLPPTFNVASSLIQHPGIHYPPIHYAQLPSTSLQFIGSPYSLPYAVPPNFLPSPLLSPSANLTTSHLPHFVPYASLLAEGATPPPQASSPARSFNKAPSATSPPGQLPHHSSTQPLDLAPGRMPIYYQMSRLPAGYTMHETPPAGASPVLTPQEGQSALEAAAANGQRQRERNLVRRESEALDSPNSKGEGQGLVPVVECVVDGQLFSGSQTARVEVAVPAHRGTPDTDLEVQRVVGALASQDYRVVAAQRKGEPSPLNLSHHNPDHQGEGRGSARNAAEMAEKNQARGFYPQSHQEPLKHRPLPKAMVVANGNLVPTGTDPGLLPMGSEILVASSLDMQARAAFPDKESTPPPFTSSHLPSHFMKGAIIQLATGELKRVEDLQTQDFVRSAEVSGGLKIDSSTVVDIQESQWPGFVMLHFVVGEQQSKVSIEVPPEHPFFVYGQGWSSCSPGRTAQLFSLPCHRLQVGDVCISISLQSLNSHSVSQSSCAPPGQLAPPRERPERTVLGPREQCDSDGKSQPLGEGSRMVEPLQPEPGAQACWPAPSFQRYGMQGEEARAALLRPSFIPQEVKLSIEGRSNAGK